A portion of the Betta splendens chromosome 2, fBetSpl5.4, whole genome shotgun sequence genome contains these proteins:
- the LOC129602887 gene encoding NLR family CARD domain-containing protein 3-like isoform X1 has protein sequence MNPSEDSEEEGPSKTKRRRTTGNQSNVQGIHQRTDSPGPEPSCVSYQESNLSRDVAIDFKGRANIKRIRQRPDAPGPEPSCVSYQESNLSRDVAIDFKRLSSIKGGDHESSEIPSGQSAQQHYTHLDSVFVLLEENIVAFVKKELKKIQKVLSQDCPECLESQMEDEEELDGEDEEQRRSSREACLKITMNFLRRMKQEEMADCLQSKSTVMCQSLLKSDLKNRFQCVFEGIAKAGNPTLLNQIYTELYITEGETGEVNNEHEVRQIETASKTRNRGKTIIRPEDIFKGSAGRHGAIRTVMTKGVAGIGKTVLTQKFTLDWAEDKANQDIHFIFPFTFRELNVLKEQKFSLMKLVHYFFTEPKEEGICRFEELKVVFILDGLDECRLPLDFNKTKTLTDVTESTSVDVLLTNLIRGNLLPSARLWITTRPAAANQIPPGCVDLVTEVRGFTDPQKDEYFMKRFTDEEQATTIISLIKSSRSLHIMCHIPVFCWITATVLEDVMKTREGGELPRTLTEMYIHFLVVQTKVKNIKYDGGAEIDPHWSPESRKMIDSVGKLAFEQLQKGNLIFYESDLTECGIDIRAASIYSGVFTQIFIEERGLYQDKVFCFVHLSVQEFLAALHVHLTFINSGVNLLSEPSPSHTSQPKGSAVMHFYTNAVDKALQSPNGHLDLFLNFLLGLSLQDNQKLLRGLMTQVECLPETKQQIVQYIKDKLSPTLSAARSLNLVNCMNELNDCSLVEKIQQYLKSRGFFPDEYSPAQLSALLFVLMSSEENLDVFDLQKYSASEEALLRLLPILKHSKKAELSGCNLSERSCEALASLLSSQLSSLRELDLSNNDLHDSGVKLLSAGLKSLNCKLRILRLSGCLITEKGYDSLASALSYNAYHLRELDLRYNHADDSGVKKLSALLKNPNYRLKTISVEPGGDRWLRPGLKKYFCQLTINTDTVNKRLKLSDDNRKVTQLKEIQPYPDHPQRFDWQFQLLCSNGLTGRCYWEVEWNGLVYVSVSYTGIERSGRGDSSGFGRNKQSWALRCSEGGYCALHNNDQSFLRPSASSGRVAVYVDYLAGSLSFYRVSSDKLIHLHTFNTTFTEPLHAGLGVWWHNSSAALLDVRVSTV, from the exons aaacaaaaaggagaagaacGACAGGGAACCAGAGCAACGTTCAGGG GATCCATCAGAGAACAGATTCCCCTGGACCTGAACCAAGCTGTGTGTCCTATCAAGAAAGCAACTTATCAAGAGATGTTGCTATTGATTTTAAAGGACGTGCTAATATAAAGAG GATCCGTCAGAGACCAGATGCTCCTGGACCTGAACCAAGTTGTGTGTCTTATCAAGAAAGCAACTTGTCAAGAGATGTTGCCATTGATTTTAAAAGACTTTCTTCTATAAAGGG AGGTGACCATGAAAGCTCAGAGATTCCCAGTGGTCAGTCTGCCCAGcagcattacacacacctggactccgTATTTGTG ctgctggaggaaaacattgtcgcgtttgtgaagaaggagctgaagaaaatccagaaggttctgagtcaaGATTgtccagaatgcttagagagtcagatggaggatgaggaggagttggatggtgaagacgaagagcagaggaggagcagcagagaggcgtGTCTGAAGATCACaatgaacttcctgaggaggatgaagcaggaggagatggctgactgtctgcagagca AATCGACTGTCATGTGCCAGTCTCTACTAAAATCTGACCTAAAGAATaggttccagtgtgtgtttgaaggcatcgctaaagcaggaaacccaacccttctgaaccagatctacacagagctctacatcacagagggagagactggagaggtcaacaatgaacatgaggtcagacagattgaaacagcttCAAAGACGCgaaacagaggaaaaacaatcatcagaccagaagacatctttaaaggctcagctggaagacatggagccatcagaacagtgatgacaaagggagtggctggaattgggaaaacagtcctaacacagaagttcactctggactgggctgaagacaaagccaaccaggacatacacttcatatttccattcaccttcagagagctgaatgtgctgaaagagcaaaagttcagcttgaTGAAACTTGTTCATTACTTCTTCACTGAACCCAAAGAAGAaggaatctgcaggtttgaagagttaaaggttgttttcatcttggacggtctggatgagtgtcgacttcctctggacttcaacaagactaaaaccctgactgatgtcacagagtccacctcagtggatgtgctgctgacaaacctgatcagggggaacctgcttccctctgctcgcctctggatcaccacacgacctgcagcagccaatcagatccctcctggctgtgttgacctggtgacagaggtcagagggttcactgacccacagaaggacgagtacttcatgaagaggttcacagatgaggagcaggccacaacaatcatttCTCTTATAAAgtcgtcacgaagcctccacatcatgtgccacatcccagtcttctgctggatcactgctacggttctggaggatgtgatgaaaaccagagagggaggagagctgcccaggaccctgactgagatgtacatccacttcctggtggttcagaccaaagtaaAGAACATAAAGTATGATGGTGGAGCTGAGATagatccacactggagtccagagagcaggaagatgattgattctgtgggaaaactggcttttgagcagctgcagaaaggaaacctgatcttctatgagtcagacctgacagagtgtggcatcgatatcagagcagcctcaatttactcaggagtgttcacacagatctttatagaggagagaggactgtaccaggacaaggttttctgcttcgtccatctgagtgttcaggagtttctggctgctcttcatgtccatctgaccttcatcaactctggagtcaacctgctgtcagaACCATCACCATCCCACACGTCTCAACCAAAAGGATCAGCAGTGATGCATTTCTACACGAACgctgtggacaaggctttacagagtccaaatggacacctggacctatTCCTCAATTTTCTCCTGGGTCTTTCTCTACAAGACAATCAGAAGCTTCTACGTGGTCTGATGACACAGGTTGAATGTCTCCCTGAGACCAAGCAGCAAATAGTTCAGTATATAAAAGACAAACTCAGTCCGACTCTGTCTGCAGCACGAAGCTTGAACTTGGTCAACtgtatgaatgaactgaatgactgTTCTTTGGTGGAGAAGATCCAACAGTACCTAAAATCAAGAGGATTCTTCCCAGATGAGTattctcctgctcagctttcaGCTCTGCTCTTCGTCCTAATGTCATCGGAGGAGAATCTGGACGTGTTTGATCTGCAGAAATActctgcttcagaggaggctcttctgaggCTGCTGCCAATTTTAAAACACTCCAAGAAAGCTGA ACTGAGTGGCTGTAACCTCTCAgaaagaagctgtgaagctctggcTTCACTTCTCAGCTCCCAGTTGTCTAGtttgagagaactggacctaaGTAACAACGATCTACatgattcaggagtgaagctgttgtctgctggactgaagagtctaAACTGCAAACTAAGGATTCTCAG gctgtcaggctgtctgatCACAGAAAAAGGTTATGATTCTCTGGCCTCTGCTCTGAGCTACAACGCCTACCATCtaagagagctggacctgagatACAACCATGCAGACGACTCGGGGGTGAAGAAGCTGTCTGCTTTACTTAAGAATCCAAACTACAGACTAAAAACTATCAG tgtggagcctggtggagatcgatggttgagaccaggtctaaagaagt atttctgtcaactcacaatcaacacagacacagtgaacaAACGCCTCAAACTGTCTGATGACAACAGGAAGGTCACACAACTGAAGGAGATTCAGCCGTATCCTGATCACCCTCAGAGATTTGATTGGCAGTTTCAgttgctgtgtagtaatggtctgactggtcgctgttactgggaggttgagtggaacGGGCTGGTTTATGTGTCAGTAAGCTACACGGGAATTGAGCGGTCAGGACGTGGTGATAGTTCTGGGTTTGGAAGGAATAAGCAGTCCTGGGCTCTGAGATGCTCTGAAGGGGGTTACTGTGCTTTGCACAACAATGAtcagtcatttctccgcccctccgcctcctctggtCGAGtagcagtgtatgtggactatcttgctggttctctgtccttctacagagtctcctctgacaaactgatccaccttcacaccttcaacaccacattcactgagcCTCTTCATGCTGGGCTCGGAGTCTGGTGGCATAattcttcagcagctctgttagATGTTAGAGTAAGTACAGTTTAG
- the LOC129602887 gene encoding NLR family CARD domain-containing protein 3-like isoform X2 — MNPSEDSEEEGPSKTKRRRTTGNQSNVQGIRQRPDAPGPEPSCVSYQESNLSRDVAIDFKRLSSIKGGDHESSEIPSGQSAQQHYTHLDSVFVLLEENIVAFVKKELKKIQKVLSQDCPECLESQMEDEEELDGEDEEQRRSSREACLKITMNFLRRMKQEEMADCLQSKSTVMCQSLLKSDLKNRFQCVFEGIAKAGNPTLLNQIYTELYITEGETGEVNNEHEVRQIETASKTRNRGKTIIRPEDIFKGSAGRHGAIRTVMTKGVAGIGKTVLTQKFTLDWAEDKANQDIHFIFPFTFRELNVLKEQKFSLMKLVHYFFTEPKEEGICRFEELKVVFILDGLDECRLPLDFNKTKTLTDVTESTSVDVLLTNLIRGNLLPSARLWITTRPAAANQIPPGCVDLVTEVRGFTDPQKDEYFMKRFTDEEQATTIISLIKSSRSLHIMCHIPVFCWITATVLEDVMKTREGGELPRTLTEMYIHFLVVQTKVKNIKYDGGAEIDPHWSPESRKMIDSVGKLAFEQLQKGNLIFYESDLTECGIDIRAASIYSGVFTQIFIEERGLYQDKVFCFVHLSVQEFLAALHVHLTFINSGVNLLSEPSPSHTSQPKGSAVMHFYTNAVDKALQSPNGHLDLFLNFLLGLSLQDNQKLLRGLMTQVECLPETKQQIVQYIKDKLSPTLSAARSLNLVNCMNELNDCSLVEKIQQYLKSRGFFPDEYSPAQLSALLFVLMSSEENLDVFDLQKYSASEEALLRLLPILKHSKKAELSGCNLSERSCEALASLLSSQLSSLRELDLSNNDLHDSGVKLLSAGLKSLNCKLRILRLSGCLITEKGYDSLASALSYNAYHLRELDLRYNHADDSGVKKLSALLKNPNYRLKTISVEPGGDRWLRPGLKKYFCQLTINTDTVNKRLKLSDDNRKVTQLKEIQPYPDHPQRFDWQFQLLCSNGLTGRCYWEVEWNGLVYVSVSYTGIERSGRGDSSGFGRNKQSWALRCSEGGYCALHNNDQSFLRPSASSGRVAVYVDYLAGSLSFYRVSSDKLIHLHTFNTTFTEPLHAGLGVWWHNSSAALLDVRVSTV; from the exons aaacaaaaaggagaagaacGACAGGGAACCAGAGCAACGTTCAGGG GATCCGTCAGAGACCAGATGCTCCTGGACCTGAACCAAGTTGTGTGTCTTATCAAGAAAGCAACTTGTCAAGAGATGTTGCCATTGATTTTAAAAGACTTTCTTCTATAAAGGG AGGTGACCATGAAAGCTCAGAGATTCCCAGTGGTCAGTCTGCCCAGcagcattacacacacctggactccgTATTTGTG ctgctggaggaaaacattgtcgcgtttgtgaagaaggagctgaagaaaatccagaaggttctgagtcaaGATTgtccagaatgcttagagagtcagatggaggatgaggaggagttggatggtgaagacgaagagcagaggaggagcagcagagaggcgtGTCTGAAGATCACaatgaacttcctgaggaggatgaagcaggaggagatggctgactgtctgcagagca AATCGACTGTCATGTGCCAGTCTCTACTAAAATCTGACCTAAAGAATaggttccagtgtgtgtttgaaggcatcgctaaagcaggaaacccaacccttctgaaccagatctacacagagctctacatcacagagggagagactggagaggtcaacaatgaacatgaggtcagacagattgaaacagcttCAAAGACGCgaaacagaggaaaaacaatcatcagaccagaagacatctttaaaggctcagctggaagacatggagccatcagaacagtgatgacaaagggagtggctggaattgggaaaacagtcctaacacagaagttcactctggactgggctgaagacaaagccaaccaggacatacacttcatatttccattcaccttcagagagctgaatgtgctgaaagagcaaaagttcagcttgaTGAAACTTGTTCATTACTTCTTCACTGAACCCAAAGAAGAaggaatctgcaggtttgaagagttaaaggttgttttcatcttggacggtctggatgagtgtcgacttcctctggacttcaacaagactaaaaccctgactgatgtcacagagtccacctcagtggatgtgctgctgacaaacctgatcagggggaacctgcttccctctgctcgcctctggatcaccacacgacctgcagcagccaatcagatccctcctggctgtgttgacctggtgacagaggtcagagggttcactgacccacagaaggacgagtacttcatgaagaggttcacagatgaggagcaggccacaacaatcatttCTCTTATAAAgtcgtcacgaagcctccacatcatgtgccacatcccagtcttctgctggatcactgctacggttctggaggatgtgatgaaaaccagagagggaggagagctgcccaggaccctgactgagatgtacatccacttcctggtggttcagaccaaagtaaAGAACATAAAGTATGATGGTGGAGCTGAGATagatccacactggagtccagagagcaggaagatgattgattctgtgggaaaactggcttttgagcagctgcagaaaggaaacctgatcttctatgagtcagacctgacagagtgtggcatcgatatcagagcagcctcaatttactcaggagtgttcacacagatctttatagaggagagaggactgtaccaggacaaggttttctgcttcgtccatctgagtgttcaggagtttctggctgctcttcatgtccatctgaccttcatcaactctggagtcaacctgctgtcagaACCATCACCATCCCACACGTCTCAACCAAAAGGATCAGCAGTGATGCATTTCTACACGAACgctgtggacaaggctttacagagtccaaatggacacctggacctatTCCTCAATTTTCTCCTGGGTCTTTCTCTACAAGACAATCAGAAGCTTCTACGTGGTCTGATGACACAGGTTGAATGTCTCCCTGAGACCAAGCAGCAAATAGTTCAGTATATAAAAGACAAACTCAGTCCGACTCTGTCTGCAGCACGAAGCTTGAACTTGGTCAACtgtatgaatgaactgaatgactgTTCTTTGGTGGAGAAGATCCAACAGTACCTAAAATCAAGAGGATTCTTCCCAGATGAGTattctcctgctcagctttcaGCTCTGCTCTTCGTCCTAATGTCATCGGAGGAGAATCTGGACGTGTTTGATCTGCAGAAATActctgcttcagaggaggctcttctgaggCTGCTGCCAATTTTAAAACACTCCAAGAAAGCTGA ACTGAGTGGCTGTAACCTCTCAgaaagaagctgtgaagctctggcTTCACTTCTCAGCTCCCAGTTGTCTAGtttgagagaactggacctaaGTAACAACGATCTACatgattcaggagtgaagctgttgtctgctggactgaagagtctaAACTGCAAACTAAGGATTCTCAG gctgtcaggctgtctgatCACAGAAAAAGGTTATGATTCTCTGGCCTCTGCTCTGAGCTACAACGCCTACCATCtaagagagctggacctgagatACAACCATGCAGACGACTCGGGGGTGAAGAAGCTGTCTGCTTTACTTAAGAATCCAAACTACAGACTAAAAACTATCAG tgtggagcctggtggagatcgatggttgagaccaggtctaaagaagt atttctgtcaactcacaatcaacacagacacagtgaacaAACGCCTCAAACTGTCTGATGACAACAGGAAGGTCACACAACTGAAGGAGATTCAGCCGTATCCTGATCACCCTCAGAGATTTGATTGGCAGTTTCAgttgctgtgtagtaatggtctgactggtcgctgttactgggaggttgagtggaacGGGCTGGTTTATGTGTCAGTAAGCTACACGGGAATTGAGCGGTCAGGACGTGGTGATAGTTCTGGGTTTGGAAGGAATAAGCAGTCCTGGGCTCTGAGATGCTCTGAAGGGGGTTACTGTGCTTTGCACAACAATGAtcagtcatttctccgcccctccgcctcctctggtCGAGtagcagtgtatgtggactatcttgctggttctctgtccttctacagagtctcctctgacaaactgatccaccttcacaccttcaacaccacattcactgagcCTCTTCATGCTGGGCTCGGAGTCTGGTGGCATAattcttcagcagctctgttagATGTTAGAGTAAGTACAGTTTAG
- the LOC129602887 gene encoding NLR family CARD domain-containing protein 3-like isoform X3 has product MNPSEDSEEEGPSKTKRRRTTGNQSNVQGIHQRTDSPGPEPSCVSYQESNLSRDVAIDFKGRANIKRGDHESSEIPSGQSAQQHYTHLDSVFVLLEENIVAFVKKELKKIQKVLSQDCPECLESQMEDEEELDGEDEEQRRSSREACLKITMNFLRRMKQEEMADCLQSKSTVMCQSLLKSDLKNRFQCVFEGIAKAGNPTLLNQIYTELYITEGETGEVNNEHEVRQIETASKTRNRGKTIIRPEDIFKGSAGRHGAIRTVMTKGVAGIGKTVLTQKFTLDWAEDKANQDIHFIFPFTFRELNVLKEQKFSLMKLVHYFFTEPKEEGICRFEELKVVFILDGLDECRLPLDFNKTKTLTDVTESTSVDVLLTNLIRGNLLPSARLWITTRPAAANQIPPGCVDLVTEVRGFTDPQKDEYFMKRFTDEEQATTIISLIKSSRSLHIMCHIPVFCWITATVLEDVMKTREGGELPRTLTEMYIHFLVVQTKVKNIKYDGGAEIDPHWSPESRKMIDSVGKLAFEQLQKGNLIFYESDLTECGIDIRAASIYSGVFTQIFIEERGLYQDKVFCFVHLSVQEFLAALHVHLTFINSGVNLLSEPSPSHTSQPKGSAVMHFYTNAVDKALQSPNGHLDLFLNFLLGLSLQDNQKLLRGLMTQVECLPETKQQIVQYIKDKLSPTLSAARSLNLVNCMNELNDCSLVEKIQQYLKSRGFFPDEYSPAQLSALLFVLMSSEENLDVFDLQKYSASEEALLRLLPILKHSKKAELSGCNLSERSCEALASLLSSQLSSLRELDLSNNDLHDSGVKLLSAGLKSLNCKLRILRLSGCLITEKGYDSLASALSYNAYHLRELDLRYNHADDSGVKKLSALLKNPNYRLKTISVEPGGDRWLRPGLKKYFCQLTINTDTVNKRLKLSDDNRKVTQLKEIQPYPDHPQRFDWQFQLLCSNGLTGRCYWEVEWNGLVYVSVSYTGIERSGRGDSSGFGRNKQSWALRCSEGGYCALHNNDQSFLRPSASSGRVAVYVDYLAGSLSFYRVSSDKLIHLHTFNTTFTEPLHAGLGVWWHNSSAALLDVRVSTV; this is encoded by the exons aaacaaaaaggagaagaacGACAGGGAACCAGAGCAACGTTCAGGG GATCCATCAGAGAACAGATTCCCCTGGACCTGAACCAAGCTGTGTGTCCTATCAAGAAAGCAACTTATCAAGAGATGTTGCTATTGATTTTAAAGGACGTGCTAATATAAAGAG AGGTGACCATGAAAGCTCAGAGATTCCCAGTGGTCAGTCTGCCCAGcagcattacacacacctggactccgTATTTGTG ctgctggaggaaaacattgtcgcgtttgtgaagaaggagctgaagaaaatccagaaggttctgagtcaaGATTgtccagaatgcttagagagtcagatggaggatgaggaggagttggatggtgaagacgaagagcagaggaggagcagcagagaggcgtGTCTGAAGATCACaatgaacttcctgaggaggatgaagcaggaggagatggctgactgtctgcagagca AATCGACTGTCATGTGCCAGTCTCTACTAAAATCTGACCTAAAGAATaggttccagtgtgtgtttgaaggcatcgctaaagcaggaaacccaacccttctgaaccagatctacacagagctctacatcacagagggagagactggagaggtcaacaatgaacatgaggtcagacagattgaaacagcttCAAAGACGCgaaacagaggaaaaacaatcatcagaccagaagacatctttaaaggctcagctggaagacatggagccatcagaacagtgatgacaaagggagtggctggaattgggaaaacagtcctaacacagaagttcactctggactgggctgaagacaaagccaaccaggacatacacttcatatttccattcaccttcagagagctgaatgtgctgaaagagcaaaagttcagcttgaTGAAACTTGTTCATTACTTCTTCACTGAACCCAAAGAAGAaggaatctgcaggtttgaagagttaaaggttgttttcatcttggacggtctggatgagtgtcgacttcctctggacttcaacaagactaaaaccctgactgatgtcacagagtccacctcagtggatgtgctgctgacaaacctgatcagggggaacctgcttccctctgctcgcctctggatcaccacacgacctgcagcagccaatcagatccctcctggctgtgttgacctggtgacagaggtcagagggttcactgacccacagaaggacgagtacttcatgaagaggttcacagatgaggagcaggccacaacaatcatttCTCTTATAAAgtcgtcacgaagcctccacatcatgtgccacatcccagtcttctgctggatcactgctacggttctggaggatgtgatgaaaaccagagagggaggagagctgcccaggaccctgactgagatgtacatccacttcctggtggttcagaccaaagtaaAGAACATAAAGTATGATGGTGGAGCTGAGATagatccacactggagtccagagagcaggaagatgattgattctgtgggaaaactggcttttgagcagctgcagaaaggaaacctgatcttctatgagtcagacctgacagagtgtggcatcgatatcagagcagcctcaatttactcaggagtgttcacacagatctttatagaggagagaggactgtaccaggacaaggttttctgcttcgtccatctgagtgttcaggagtttctggctgctcttcatgtccatctgaccttcatcaactctggagtcaacctgctgtcagaACCATCACCATCCCACACGTCTCAACCAAAAGGATCAGCAGTGATGCATTTCTACACGAACgctgtggacaaggctttacagagtccaaatggacacctggacctatTCCTCAATTTTCTCCTGGGTCTTTCTCTACAAGACAATCAGAAGCTTCTACGTGGTCTGATGACACAGGTTGAATGTCTCCCTGAGACCAAGCAGCAAATAGTTCAGTATATAAAAGACAAACTCAGTCCGACTCTGTCTGCAGCACGAAGCTTGAACTTGGTCAACtgtatgaatgaactgaatgactgTTCTTTGGTGGAGAAGATCCAACAGTACCTAAAATCAAGAGGATTCTTCCCAGATGAGTattctcctgctcagctttcaGCTCTGCTCTTCGTCCTAATGTCATCGGAGGAGAATCTGGACGTGTTTGATCTGCAGAAATActctgcttcagaggaggctcttctgaggCTGCTGCCAATTTTAAAACACTCCAAGAAAGCTGA ACTGAGTGGCTGTAACCTCTCAgaaagaagctgtgaagctctggcTTCACTTCTCAGCTCCCAGTTGTCTAGtttgagagaactggacctaaGTAACAACGATCTACatgattcaggagtgaagctgttgtctgctggactgaagagtctaAACTGCAAACTAAGGATTCTCAG gctgtcaggctgtctgatCACAGAAAAAGGTTATGATTCTCTGGCCTCTGCTCTGAGCTACAACGCCTACCATCtaagagagctggacctgagatACAACCATGCAGACGACTCGGGGGTGAAGAAGCTGTCTGCTTTACTTAAGAATCCAAACTACAGACTAAAAACTATCAG tgtggagcctggtggagatcgatggttgagaccaggtctaaagaagt atttctgtcaactcacaatcaacacagacacagtgaacaAACGCCTCAAACTGTCTGATGACAACAGGAAGGTCACACAACTGAAGGAGATTCAGCCGTATCCTGATCACCCTCAGAGATTTGATTGGCAGTTTCAgttgctgtgtagtaatggtctgactggtcgctgttactgggaggttgagtggaacGGGCTGGTTTATGTGTCAGTAAGCTACACGGGAATTGAGCGGTCAGGACGTGGTGATAGTTCTGGGTTTGGAAGGAATAAGCAGTCCTGGGCTCTGAGATGCTCTGAAGGGGGTTACTGTGCTTTGCACAACAATGAtcagtcatttctccgcccctccgcctcctctggtCGAGtagcagtgtatgtggactatcttgctggttctctgtccttctacagagtctcctctgacaaactgatccaccttcacaccttcaacaccacattcactgagcCTCTTCATGCTGGGCTCGGAGTCTGGTGGCATAattcttcagcagctctgttagATGTTAGAGTAAGTACAGTTTAG